A genome region from Flavobacterium sp. CFS9 includes the following:
- a CDS encoding UDP-glucose 6-dehydrogenase, with product MKITKICCIGAGYVGGPTMAVIAQKCPHIQVTVVDLNEQRITDWNDPNTDNIPIYEPGLSEIVAEARGRNLFFSTEVEKAINEAQVIFISVNTPTKTYGKGKGMAADLKYIELCARQIAKVAKENKIVVEKSTLPVRTAEAIKSILDNTGNGVQFQILSNPEFLAEGTAVTDLLNPDRILIGGDTTPEGEEAISALVDVYANWVDKEKILTTNVWSSELSKLTANAFLAQRISSINAMSELCEKTGADVNEVARAIGMDSRIGPKFLKASVGFGGSCFQKDILNLVYIAKSYGLNEVADYWEQVIIMNDHQKKRFSSKIVQTLYNTVADKKITFLGWAFKKDTNDTRESAAIYVADDLINEQAKITVYDPKVSKIKILNDLNYLETRSAEENHATVSTFANAYDACKDAHAIAVLTEWDEFTTYDWQKIYDSMHKPAFLFDGRNILDAKKLEAIGFIYNGIGS from the coding sequence ATGAAAATTACAAAGATTTGTTGCATTGGTGCAGGTTATGTTGGAGGTCCGACAATGGCAGTAATTGCTCAAAAATGTCCACATATTCAAGTGACTGTTGTTGATTTGAACGAACAAAGAATTACAGACTGGAATGATCCAAATACGGATAATATCCCGATTTATGAGCCTGGACTGTCAGAAATAGTCGCTGAAGCCAGAGGTAGGAATTTGTTTTTTTCGACAGAAGTTGAAAAAGCGATAAATGAGGCTCAGGTGATTTTTATTTCGGTAAATACACCAACCAAAACCTATGGTAAAGGTAAGGGTATGGCAGCTGATTTAAAATACATTGAATTATGTGCCCGACAAATTGCAAAAGTGGCCAAAGAAAATAAAATTGTTGTTGAGAAATCAACTTTACCGGTACGTACAGCGGAAGCTATTAAAAGCATTTTGGATAATACAGGAAATGGAGTTCAGTTTCAAATTCTATCAAATCCGGAATTCTTGGCTGAAGGGACTGCGGTTACTGATTTGTTGAACCCGGATCGAATTTTAATTGGTGGAGATACAACGCCGGAAGGTGAGGAAGCAATTAGTGCGTTGGTTGATGTTTACGCAAACTGGGTAGACAAAGAAAAGATATTGACCACTAATGTATGGTCGTCGGAATTGTCTAAGTTAACCGCAAATGCATTTTTGGCACAACGAATTTCTTCTATAAATGCAATGTCTGAATTGTGTGAAAAAACAGGTGCAGATGTGAATGAAGTTGCCCGTGCCATTGGAATGGATAGCAGGATTGGACCAAAGTTCTTAAAGGCATCAGTTGGTTTTGGAGGCTCTTGTTTTCAAAAAGACATTCTTAATTTAGTGTATATCGCAAAATCTTACGGATTAAATGAAGTAGCAGATTATTGGGAACAGGTAATTATAATGAATGATCACCAGAAGAAAAGATTTTCCAGTAAGATCGTTCAGACTTTATACAATACTGTAGCCGATAAAAAAATTACATTTTTAGGCTGGGCTTTCAAAAAAGACACGAATGACACCAGAGAATCTGCCGCAATTTATGTAGCTGATGATTTGATTAATGAGCAGGCAAAGATTACAGTTTACGATCCGAAAGTTTCAAAGATCAAGATATTAAATGATTTAAATTATTTAGAAACTAGATCGGCGGAAGAGAACCATGCTACAGTTTCAACGTTTGCCAACGCTTACGATGCTTGTAAAGATGCCCATGCAATTGCTGTTTTAACAGAATGGGATGAATTTACAACGTACGACTGGCAAAAGATATATGATTCTATGCATAAACCAGCCTTTCTTTTCGATGGCAGAAATATCCTGGATGCGAAAAAACTAGAGGCAATTGGTTTTATTTATAATGGAATTGGTTCCTGA
- a CDS encoding SLBB domain-containing protein, which produces MKKIIYVLALFFILLASFNANAQDIIKSKDLSTVKVDYLSDDEIGKIVAQLKSNNATINDVQSMALSKGMSQSEFDKLRTRVTEYEKKNGKDKDKNSKDKDKKKDDKSNEFDKDSEFGRKQEKIRNEKIKDSLNALIFGSELFDNPTLNFEPDLKMATPVNYILGPGDKLEISIYGIQQFDDTVPVNFEGKISIQNVGQIAVSGMSIEAASQRIKAAIARVYSTVRSGQSQVSVSLGDIRTIKVTIVGGKQPGNYSISSLASVYNALHLAGGPGKNGSYRNIELIRNNKVYKNVDIYKFLVKGDQSDNVSLKDNDVIRIPAYTQRVVVEGEVKRPGIFEMKKGEKFSDLLNFASGFNEFAYTASVNVLQKTGKEFKVHDINESEYGSYVPQSGDVFKVTKILNRFENRIKIEGAVFRPDYYSYSEGMRISDLITRAEGLKEDAYTKRARIIRLKTDLTTEIVNVDLSAALSGDLNADIELRREDIVTVYSILEFREEYKVTIDGEVKKPGEYEYFENLTLNDLVVQVGGLTGSASKRVEIARMVKSDVIDDADPKRIELVELEITANNNEQIKNFVLKPFDVINIRKMAVYEKPEMVKVSGAVTYPGKYVLANKKETVYNVVMRAGGLTSIANLDGMKIKRPIKQEQIEQLESVNLNLDKKLTAEEEALKPKQEGLNLKDKDTLSSKLSKKLRDELKFATIPVNWEKIVKDKNHYSNVTLFPGDEIEVAVYNEGVKVTGNVLLTSEIPYRKGKGFKYYINSVGGVDSKGWKKKAYIIYPNGKASVTTSFLFFRSYPSVEPDSQIVVPEKPQTKKMTAGEWVGIGSVISSLALLIVTAFK; this is translated from the coding sequence ATGAAAAAGATAATATACGTTCTTGCTTTGTTTTTTATTTTGCTAGCGTCTTTTAATGCAAATGCTCAGGATATAATAAAGTCGAAAGATTTAAGTACAGTAAAAGTGGATTATTTATCTGATGACGAAATAGGCAAAATTGTTGCTCAGTTAAAGAGCAATAATGCTACCATCAACGATGTTCAGTCTATGGCTTTATCAAAAGGGATGAGTCAAAGTGAGTTCGATAAATTACGAACGAGAGTAACGGAGTACGAGAAAAAGAATGGTAAAGACAAAGATAAGAACTCTAAAGATAAGGATAAAAAGAAAGACGATAAGTCAAATGAGTTTGATAAGGATTCTGAGTTTGGAAGAAAACAGGAGAAGATTAGAAACGAAAAAATAAAAGATTCATTAAACGCTTTGATTTTTGGATCCGAATTGTTTGATAACCCAACTTTAAATTTTGAACCGGATTTGAAAATGGCAACACCGGTAAATTATATTTTAGGGCCAGGGGATAAGTTAGAAATCAGTATATATGGCATTCAACAGTTTGATGATACTGTTCCGGTTAATTTTGAAGGTAAAATTTCAATTCAAAATGTTGGACAAATAGCAGTGTCAGGAATGTCAATCGAGGCTGCTTCACAAAGAATAAAAGCAGCGATTGCAAGAGTTTACAGTACGGTGCGATCTGGACAATCTCAGGTTAGTGTTAGTTTGGGCGATATTAGAACAATTAAAGTAACGATTGTTGGAGGGAAGCAACCGGGTAACTATTCTATTTCCTCTCTTGCCTCTGTATATAACGCACTTCATTTAGCGGGAGGTCCGGGTAAGAATGGCAGTTATAGAAATATTGAATTGATTCGAAATAACAAAGTTTATAAAAATGTTGATATTTACAAGTTTCTGGTAAAAGGGGATCAATCTGATAACGTGAGTTTAAAGGATAATGATGTTATTAGAATCCCTGCTTACACCCAAAGAGTAGTAGTTGAAGGAGAGGTGAAACGACCAGGGATTTTCGAGATGAAAAAAGGAGAAAAATTTTCTGATCTTTTGAATTTTGCCTCAGGTTTTAATGAGTTTGCTTATACTGCATCAGTAAATGTACTTCAGAAAACAGGAAAGGAATTTAAAGTTCACGATATCAACGAAAGTGAATATGGTTCCTATGTTCCGCAATCAGGAGATGTATTTAAAGTTACAAAAATCTTGAACCGATTTGAAAATCGTATTAAAATTGAAGGAGCTGTTTTCAGACCGGATTATTATTCTTATAGTGAAGGAATGAGAATTTCAGATCTTATCACAAGAGCGGAAGGGCTTAAGGAAGATGCTTATACTAAAAGAGCACGAATTATTCGTTTGAAGACCGATTTAACAACTGAAATTGTTAATGTAGATTTAAGTGCTGCTCTATCCGGAGATTTGAATGCAGATATAGAACTTAGAAGAGAAGATATTGTAACAGTATATTCTATTTTGGAATTCAGAGAAGAGTATAAAGTAACAATTGATGGGGAAGTTAAAAAACCAGGAGAGTATGAATACTTTGAAAATTTAACTTTAAATGATCTTGTAGTACAAGTTGGTGGTTTGACTGGATCTGCATCAAAAAGAGTTGAAATAGCCCGAATGGTAAAATCTGATGTGATTGATGATGCCGATCCAAAGAGAATTGAACTGGTTGAACTTGAAATCACAGCTAATAATAACGAACAGATTAAGAATTTTGTATTAAAACCTTTCGATGTCATCAATATACGTAAAATGGCGGTCTATGAAAAACCTGAAATGGTTAAGGTAAGTGGAGCTGTTACCTATCCTGGTAAATATGTTCTGGCAAATAAAAAAGAAACTGTTTACAACGTTGTGATGAGAGCGGGAGGTTTGACCTCAATTGCAAATCTGGATGGTATGAAAATAAAAAGACCGATTAAGCAAGAGCAAATTGAACAGTTAGAGTCTGTAAACCTTAATTTGGATAAAAAACTTACTGCGGAAGAAGAAGCGCTAAAACCAAAACAAGAAGGTTTAAATTTAAAAGATAAAGATACTCTCAGTTCTAAATTGTCGAAAAAACTTAGAGATGAATTAAAATTCGCGACTATTCCTGTAAATTGGGAGAAGATCGTAAAAGATAAAAATCATTATTCAAACGTTACTTTGTTTCCAGGAGATGAGATTGAAGTTGCCGTTTATAATGAAGGTGTAAAAGTGACAGGCAATGTTTTACTAACTTCTGAGATTCCATATAGAAAAGGAAAAGGGTTTAAATATTATATAAACTCAGTTGGAGGAGTGGATAGTAAAGGATGGAAAAAGAAAGCTTATATTATTTACCCTAATGGGAAAGCTTCTGTAACGACATCATTTTTGTTTTTCAGATCCTATCCTAGTGTAGAACCTGATTCACAAATTGTAGTTCCGGAAAAACCACAAACTAAAAAAATGACAGCTGGAGAATGGGTTGGAATTGGAAGTGTGATTTCTAGTTTAGCGTTATTAATTGTTACAGCTTTTAAATAG
- a CDS encoding UpxY family transcription antiterminator, with protein sequence MNWYVVYTKPKWEKKVADRLIQMGIECYCPLIIQVKEWSDRKKKVEVPLFNSYVFVQLKDIDRNSVFQTAGVVRYLFWLGKPAIVRDEEINSIKASLRAPNISDISVTSIQAGDRIKIESGAFSNQEAIVQEVSNTHYILVLESLGCVLKIKYK encoded by the coding sequence ATGAATTGGTATGTTGTTTATACAAAACCGAAATGGGAGAAGAAAGTTGCGGATAGACTGATTCAAATGGGGATTGAGTGTTATTGTCCATTAATTATTCAGGTTAAAGAATGGTCAGATAGAAAAAAGAAAGTTGAAGTTCCCCTTTTTAATTCTTACGTATTCGTTCAATTGAAAGATATTGATCGAAATTCAGTTTTTCAGACAGCCGGGGTAGTTCGTTATTTATTTTGGTTGGGGAAACCGGCCATTGTTCGCGATGAAGAAATTAATAGTATAAAAGCAAGTCTGAGAGCCCCAAATATAAGCGATATATCAGTGACTTCAATTCAGGCTGGAGATCGAATTAAAATAGAATCAGGAGCTTTTAGTAATCAGGAAGCGATAGTTCAGGAAGTGTCAAATACACATTATATATTGGTTTTAGAATCTTTGGGATGTGTGCTTAAAATAAAATACAAATAA
- the rfbB gene encoding dTDP-glucose 4,6-dehydratase, with translation MKKILVTGGAGFIGSHVVRRFVNKYPEYQIFNLDALTYAGNLENIKDIEDKSNYTFVKGDIVDETFINELFSEHNFEGVLHLAAESHVDRSIEDPLAFVKTNVIGTMNLLNAAKNQWKGNFEGKRFYHISTDEVYGSLGAEGLFTESTSYDPNSPYSASKASSDHFVRAYGETYGLPYVLTNCSNNYGSYHFPEKLIPLFINNIINNKPLPVYGDGNYTRDWLFVEDHAIAIDLVFHEGKNHETYNIGGFNEWKNIDLVKLLCQIMDQKLGRSEGTSQELITYVKDRPGHDLRYAIDASKINKELGWKPSVTFEEGLEKTINWYLNNEEWLQNVTSGSYKDYYQKQYS, from the coding sequence ATGAAGAAAATTCTTGTAACTGGCGGCGCCGGTTTTATTGGTTCACATGTAGTAAGACGTTTTGTAAATAAATACCCAGAATATCAGATCTTTAATTTGGATGCGCTGACTTATGCCGGAAATTTGGAGAATATTAAAGATATTGAGGATAAGTCTAACTATACATTTGTAAAAGGAGATATTGTAGATGAAACTTTTATAAATGAACTTTTTTCAGAACATAATTTTGAAGGCGTTTTGCATTTAGCTGCGGAATCTCATGTGGATCGTTCGATTGAAGATCCATTAGCTTTCGTTAAAACCAATGTGATTGGAACAATGAATTTATTAAACGCAGCAAAGAATCAATGGAAAGGAAATTTTGAAGGAAAACGTTTTTACCATATTAGTACGGACGAGGTTTATGGCTCACTTGGAGCAGAAGGACTTTTTACTGAAAGCACTTCTTACGACCCTAATTCTCCTTATTCTGCTTCTAAGGCAAGTTCAGATCATTTTGTGAGAGCTTATGGAGAAACTTATGGTTTACCTTATGTTTTGACTAATTGCTCTAATAATTATGGATCCTATCATTTTCCAGAGAAATTGATACCTCTTTTTATAAATAATATCATAAATAATAAGCCATTACCCGTTTACGGGGATGGTAATTATACACGTGATTGGTTATTTGTGGAAGACCATGCTATTGCAATAGACTTGGTTTTTCACGAAGGTAAAAATCATGAAACGTATAATATTGGAGGTTTTAATGAGTGGAAAAATATAGATCTGGTTAAATTATTATGCCAGATTATGGACCAGAAGCTGGGTAGATCAGAAGGGACTTCACAAGAATTAATTACTTATGTGAAAGATAGGCCGGGACATGATTTGCGTTATGCCATAGATGCATCAAAAATTAATAAAGAATTGGGATGGAAACCTTCGGTGACTTTCGAAGAAGGCTTAGAAAAAACGATTAATTGGTATCTGAATAATGAAGAATGGCTGCAAAATGTGACTTCCGGTTCTTATAAGGATTACTATCAAAAACAATACTCCTAA
- a CDS encoding nucleotide sugar dehydrogenase: MTVVDKKEYKLDENIKIAVIGLGYVGLPLARLFATKFAVVGFDINEGRVASLKSGTDTTLEIDDETLQKVLINNSDDKQGLFCTTSINDIADCNYFVITVPTPVDKNNRPDLTPLYKSSETVGKVLKRGDIVIYESTVYPGVTEEECVPVLEKVSGLKFNEDFFAGYSPERINPGDKEHTVEKILKVTSGSTPEIGQKVDALYKSVITAGTHLAPSIKVAEAAKVIENSQRDINIAFVNELAKIFNLMDIDTQEVLAAAATKWNFLPFKPGLVGGHCIGVDPYYLAQRAQEFGYHPEIILAGRRLNDSMGEYVAAQVVKLMIKKGISVNGANLLMLGITFKENCPDVRNTKIVDVIKALKEYGIAVTLYDPLASIEEVKKEYKLQTINSVPKEKFDAVVLGVAHAEFLKLDFSELQKENSLLYDVKGVLGTLADNRL; the protein is encoded by the coding sequence ATGACTGTAGTGGATAAAAAAGAATACAAATTGGATGAAAACATAAAGATAGCCGTTATAGGCTTAGGTTATGTTGGTTTACCTTTGGCCAGATTATTTGCCACAAAATTTGCCGTTGTAGGTTTTGATATCAATGAAGGGCGAGTTGCTTCTTTAAAATCAGGTACAGATACTACATTGGAAATAGATGACGAAACCTTACAAAAGGTTTTAATCAATAATTCTGATGATAAACAAGGGTTGTTTTGTACAACTTCTATAAATGATATCGCAGACTGTAATTATTTTGTGATAACTGTACCTACTCCGGTAGATAAAAATAATCGACCTGATTTGACTCCTTTATACAAATCGAGTGAAACAGTTGGTAAAGTATTAAAAAGAGGGGATATTGTTATTTACGAATCGACTGTATACCCTGGTGTAACGGAGGAAGAGTGTGTGCCGGTTTTAGAAAAAGTTTCTGGGTTAAAATTTAATGAAGATTTTTTTGCAGGATACTCACCTGAAAGGATAAACCCTGGAGATAAGGAACATACCGTCGAGAAAATTCTTAAAGTAACCTCAGGTTCAACCCCAGAGATTGGCCAAAAAGTTGATGCTCTTTATAAATCTGTAATTACTGCCGGAACACATTTGGCACCTTCAATAAAAGTGGCGGAGGCAGCTAAAGTTATAGAAAATTCACAACGAGATATTAATATTGCCTTTGTAAATGAGCTAGCCAAGATATTCAACCTTATGGATATCGATACTCAAGAGGTATTGGCGGCAGCTGCAACAAAATGGAATTTTTTACCCTTCAAGCCAGGATTGGTTGGAGGACACTGCATTGGTGTAGATCCTTATTATCTGGCGCAAAGAGCTCAAGAATTCGGATACCATCCTGAAATAATTTTGGCAGGACGACGTTTAAACGACAGCATGGGAGAGTATGTAGCCGCTCAGGTGGTAAAACTGATGATCAAAAAAGGAATTTCTGTTAATGGAGCTAATTTGTTAATGCTTGGAATTACTTTCAAAGAAAATTGTCCGGATGTTAGAAATACAAAGATTGTTGATGTAATCAAAGCGTTAAAAGAATATGGAATTGCAGTCACATTATATGATCCTTTAGCCAGTATAGAGGAAGTTAAAAAAGAATACAAATTACAAACTATTAATTCTGTACCAAAAGAAAAATTCGATGCGGTTGTACTTGGAGTAGCACATGCTGAATTTTTAAAACTGGATTTTTCAGAGTTGCAGAAAGAAAATAGTTTATTATACGATGTAAAGGGAGTCTTAGGTACTTTAGCTGATAACAGGCTATAG
- a CDS encoding mannose-1-phosphate guanylyltransferase — protein sequence MEVNNSIIHVILTGGIGSRLWPLSRKSQPKQYLEMFEGKSLFELTVDRNNHLADKVMVVGNVDNHTLSAKVMDKSKREYVNIVEATPRNTAAAIAFAAFACDPDDILIVTPSDHIIEKMEDYNKAIDEAIVKAKEGFIVTFGIIPTKPETGYGYIESKGDKVVSFREKPNETTAKNFIARGNFLWNSGMFCFKAGVLLEELKQFQPDVFEKSKAVWEANKEGFLDLDLSLEIPSISIDYAVMERSKKIKVVPAAFSWSDLGSFESVYDYLVSRGHSVDDNGNMVIGTEKYTAFLGLKNTIFVYTSTANLILQKESSQDVKDLYCELERQNSKLLN from the coding sequence ATGGAAGTAAATAATTCAATCATACATGTTATTTTGACAGGTGGTATCGGCAGCAGACTTTGGCCATTATCCAGAAAAAGTCAACCAAAGCAATATTTGGAGATGTTTGAAGGAAAGTCTTTATTTGAATTGACAGTGGATCGCAATAATCATTTAGCTGATAAAGTGATGGTTGTTGGTAATGTAGACAATCACACTCTTAGTGCCAAAGTAATGGATAAGTCTAAAAGAGAGTATGTTAATATTGTTGAAGCGACTCCCCGAAATACCGCTGCGGCAATTGCTTTTGCTGCATTTGCTTGTGATCCTGATGATATTTTAATTGTAACCCCATCTGATCATATTATTGAAAAGATGGAAGATTACAATAAAGCTATAGATGAAGCTATTGTAAAAGCTAAAGAGGGTTTTATAGTAACTTTTGGGATTATTCCAACGAAACCAGAAACAGGATACGGTTACATTGAATCAAAAGGTGATAAAGTAGTTTCATTTCGTGAAAAACCAAACGAAACAACTGCTAAAAATTTCATCGCAAGAGGTAATTTTCTATGGAATAGCGGTATGTTTTGTTTTAAAGCCGGAGTTCTTTTAGAGGAATTAAAACAATTTCAACCGGACGTTTTTGAGAAATCTAAAGCTGTTTGGGAAGCTAACAAAGAGGGTTTTTTAGATTTAGATTTGTCTTTAGAAATCCCATCTATAAGTATCGATTATGCTGTTATGGAACGCAGTAAGAAAATAAAAGTAGTTCCTGCAGCATTTTCATGGTCGGACTTAGGTTCGTTTGAATCCGTTTATGATTATTTGGTTTCAAGAGGGCATTCTGTGGATGATAATGGGAATATGGTTATTGGTACCGAAAAATATACTGCATTTTTAGGATTAAAAAACACCATTTTTGTCTATACAAGTACTGCAAACCTGATCCTACAAAAGGAAAGTTCGCAGGATGTAAAAGATTTATATTGCGAATTAGAAAGACAAAATTCAAAATTGTTAAATTAA
- a CDS encoding SDR family oxidoreductase, translating to MSISIQYTILITGGAGFIGSNLSEYFLGLGHKVICLDNFSTGHRHNLKDFISNPNFRLIEGDIRNFADCALAVEGVDYVLHQAALGSVPRSINDPITTNEVNVSGFLNMLTASRDAKVKRFVYAASSSTYGDSQGLPKVEEVIGKPLSPYAITKYVNELYAEIFSKTYGLETIGLRYFNVFGRKQDPNGAYAAVIPKFVMQLMKYESPVINGDGNYSRDFTYIENVIQMNELAMMSQNPEAINTVYNTAFGDRNTLNDLVGYLKEYLAAFDSKISEVKIVYGANRAGDIPHSLASIDKARKMLGYDPKYSLQDGLKEAVSWYWKNLK from the coding sequence ATGAGTATATCGATACAATATACAATTTTGATTACTGGTGGAGCCGGATTTATCGGATCAAATTTATCGGAGTATTTTTTAGGACTTGGTCATAAAGTGATCTGTCTGGATAATTTTTCGACAGGTCATCGTCATAACTTAAAGGATTTTATCTCAAATCCGAATTTTAGATTAATTGAAGGAGATATTCGAAATTTTGCTGATTGTGCTTTAGCAGTTGAGGGAGTTGATTATGTTTTGCATCAGGCTGCTTTAGGTTCTGTTCCAAGATCGATTAATGATCCTATCACAACAAATGAGGTGAACGTTTCCGGTTTCCTAAATATGTTAACCGCTTCTCGTGATGCCAAAGTTAAAAGGTTTGTTTATGCAGCAAGTTCATCAACTTATGGAGATTCGCAGGGATTGCCAAAGGTTGAAGAAGTAATAGGGAAACCTTTGTCTCCATATGCGATCACAAAGTATGTGAACGAACTCTATGCTGAGATTTTTAGTAAAACTTATGGATTAGAAACTATAGGATTGCGATATTTTAATGTTTTTGGAAGAAAGCAGGATCCTAATGGAGCTTATGCTGCTGTAATTCCAAAGTTTGTCATGCAGTTAATGAAATACGAGAGTCCTGTAATTAATGGCGATGGAAATTATTCTCGTGATTTTACTTACATAGAGAATGTAATTCAGATGAATGAATTGGCCATGATGAGTCAAAATCCGGAAGCTATAAATACAGTTTATAACACCGCTTTTGGCGATCGAAATACTTTAAATGATTTAGTAGGTTATTTAAAGGAATATTTAGCGGCATTCGATTCTAAAATTTCTGAGGTGAAAATTGTTTACGGTGCAAATCGTGCAGGGGACATTCCGCACTCATTAGCAAGTATTGATAAAGCAAGAAAAATGCTGGGGTACGATCCGAAATACTCATTACAGGATGGGTTGAAGGAAGCTGTGAGTTGGTATTGGAAAAATTTGAAATAA
- a CDS encoding lipopolysaccharide biosynthesis protein, whose protein sequence is MEKESNVNDEVTLKELIQKIVEWYHYLLSKWKIIIIAGIIGSVLGLSYSLIKKPAYTATLTFALEDEKPSGGLGGAMGLASSLGIDIGGGGGSIFTGSNLTELFKSRAMVEKTLLSPVLINGKRISLAEMYIQNSEWREKWNEIPKLKKLQFLPETNRKLFTRAHDSILGVIYKDLSNNHLTVAQKDKKISIITMDVKSDNELFSLYFTEALAKQVGEFYIETKSKKARMNMKILERQTDSVRSELNGAITGVAVANDNTFNLNPALNVRRAPSARRQVDVQANTAILTELVKQCELAKVTLRKETPLIQVIDRPILPLNKERLGKAKGIVFGGFLAGFLVSLFLVIRRLLRQLLS, encoded by the coding sequence ATGGAAAAAGAATCGAATGTTAATGATGAAGTCACTTTAAAGGAATTGATTCAAAAAATTGTCGAATGGTATCATTATTTGCTTTCTAAATGGAAAATTATCATTATAGCCGGAATAATTGGATCTGTGCTTGGACTTTCATATTCTTTAATTAAGAAACCAGCTTACACGGCTACTTTAACCTTTGCGTTAGAAGATGAAAAACCATCTGGAGGATTAGGAGGAGCAATGGGTTTAGCAAGTTCGCTTGGAATTGATATTGGAGGTGGTGGAGGAAGTATTTTTACTGGTTCTAATTTGACGGAATTGTTTAAATCTAGAGCAATGGTTGAAAAAACATTGCTTAGTCCAGTTTTAATAAATGGAAAAAGAATTTCGTTAGCAGAAATGTATATTCAAAATAGTGAATGGAGAGAAAAGTGGAACGAAATACCTAAATTAAAGAAGCTTCAATTTTTGCCAGAGACTAATCGTAAGCTATTTACACGTGCACATGATAGTATTTTGGGAGTGATTTATAAGGATTTGTCTAATAATCACTTAACCGTAGCACAAAAAGATAAAAAGATCTCAATTATTACAATGGATGTAAAGTCAGATAACGAATTGTTTTCATTATACTTTACTGAGGCTCTTGCAAAACAAGTAGGTGAATTTTATATCGAGACTAAAAGTAAAAAGGCTCGTATGAATATGAAAATTTTAGAGAGGCAAACGGATTCTGTTCGTTCTGAATTAAATGGTGCAATTACTGGTGTAGCGGTTGCTAATGATAATACTTTTAATTTAAATCCAGCCTTAAATGTTAGGAGAGCCCCTTCTGCAAGAAGACAGGTAGATGTTCAGGCAAATACTGCAATACTTACAGAGTTGGTTAAACAATGCGAACTGGCAAAAGTAACTTTGAGAAAGGAAACTCCTTTAATTCAGGTAATTGACAGACCGATTTTACCTTTAAATAAGGAACGTTTAGGAAAGGCTAAGGGAATTGTTTTTGGTGGTTTTTTAGCGGGCTTTTTGGTCTCATTGTTTTTGGTGATAAGAAGACTATTAAGACAGTTATTGTCATAA